A genome region from Defluviimonas aquaemixtae includes the following:
- a CDS encoding sigma-54-dependent transcriptional regulator — MTGAPLLLVEDTPSLQLVYESVLASAGHDVHSADDAESGLAAFKALRPPVVLLDLVLPDRDGLDLMQDFLAIKPDTQVIVITANGSINKAVAAMRAGAHEFLVKPFDEQRFLSAIDNALSVVRAPSRKSGRDDRPPPDFIGQSATMRALYRKIRSVSRSMATVFITGESGTGKEICAQAVHDFSNRAEGPFVPLNCGAIPSELLDSEVFGHVKGSFTGAISDKPGAAAAADGGTLFLDDICELDLNLQTKLLRFLQTSTIQPVGAARSRKVNVRIICATSRDPLQEVRRGRFREDLYYRLHVVPIHMPPLRERGDDVVAIAEAALTRFSHEEDKGFRTLDSEVKALFRKLPWPGNVRQLLNVMRHVVVLNDGQAVTKNMLPIELHHQLERRDAEPVERLAPHVTLEGLVGRSLAEIERMVIEETIARHGGSVPKAARVLDVAPSTLYRKIEAWKNGD; from the coding sequence ATGACGGGTGCGCCGCTTCTTCTGGTCGAAGACACGCCGTCGCTGCAACTGGTCTATGAATCTGTCCTGGCTTCTGCCGGCCACGACGTGCATAGCGCCGATGACGCAGAGTCGGGCCTTGCCGCCTTCAAGGCACTCAGGCCGCCGGTCGTCCTCCTCGATCTCGTGCTGCCCGATCGTGACGGGCTGGATCTGATGCAGGACTTCCTTGCGATTAAGCCGGACACCCAAGTGATCGTCATCACCGCGAATGGCTCGATCAACAAGGCAGTTGCCGCCATGCGGGCCGGGGCGCACGAATTCCTCGTCAAGCCGTTCGACGAACAACGCTTCCTCAGCGCCATAGACAACGCGCTGTCCGTCGTCCGCGCGCCGTCGCGCAAGTCGGGCCGGGACGATCGCCCGCCGCCCGACTTCATCGGCCAGTCCGCAACGATGCGCGCGCTCTACCGCAAGATCCGATCGGTCTCACGGTCAATGGCGACGGTGTTCATCACCGGCGAGAGCGGCACCGGCAAGGAAATCTGCGCTCAGGCGGTGCACGATTTTTCCAACCGCGCGGAAGGCCCTTTCGTACCGCTCAACTGCGGCGCGATTCCGTCGGAGCTGCTGGATTCCGAGGTCTTTGGACACGTGAAGGGGTCCTTTACCGGCGCGATTTCGGACAAGCCGGGGGCCGCCGCCGCCGCCGACGGAGGCACGCTCTTTCTCGATGATATCTGCGAGTTGGACCTCAACCTTCAGACCAAGCTTCTTAGATTTCTTCAGACCTCGACGATCCAGCCGGTGGGCGCCGCGCGTTCGCGCAAGGTCAATGTCCGCATCATCTGCGCGACCAGCCGCGACCCGCTTCAAGAGGTGCGCCGGGGCCGATTCCGCGAGGACCTCTACTATCGCCTTCATGTCGTGCCGATCCACATGCCGCCCCTGCGTGAGCGCGGCGACGACGTGGTCGCGATCGCCGAAGCGGCGCTGACACGTTTCTCGCACGAGGAGGACAAGGGCTTTCGCACCCTCGATTCCGAGGTCAAGGCGCTTTTCCGGAAGCTCCCCTGGCCCGGCAACGTGCGCCAGCTTCTCAATGTCATGCGCCATGTCGTCGTCCTGAATGACGGGCAGGCCGTCACAAAGAACATGCTGCCGATCGAGCTTCACCACCAATTGGAGCGGCGCGATGCCGAGCCTGTGGAGCGTCTCGCTCCGCATGTGACGCTCGAGGGACTCGTGGGACGGTCACTGGCCGAAATCGAACGGATGGTGATCGAGGAGACGATCGCGCGGCATGGCGGTTCGGTTCCGAAGGCGGCGCGGGTGCTCGATGTTGCGCCGTCGACGCTTTACCGAAAGATCGAGGCTTGGAAGAACGGCGACTGA
- a CDS encoding NAD kinase: MSTPKKITFLASDTEAAQAALAELSGIYGSVPLGGAEVIVALGGDGFMLQTLHATQSMDVPVYGMNCGTIGFLMNEFDTEGLIGRLDAAEEEVINPLRMHAVRADGTVHEALAINEVSLLRAGPQAAWLRISIDGKVRMEELVCDGALVCTPAGSTAYNYSAHGPILPIGAEVLGLTAMAAFRPRRWRGAVLPKTATVRFDVLDAAKRPVMADADGRSVRDVVSVEVRSDPMIRHRILFDPGHGLEERLTREQFE, from the coding sequence GTGTCGACGCCCAAGAAGATCACATTCCTGGCAAGCGACACCGAGGCCGCGCAGGCAGCGCTCGCCGAGCTCTCCGGCATCTACGGCTCGGTTCCGCTCGGCGGGGCCGAGGTAATCGTGGCGCTCGGCGGCGACGGGTTCATGCTCCAGACCCTTCACGCCACGCAGTCGATGGATGTACCTGTCTACGGCATGAATTGCGGCACCATCGGCTTTCTCATGAACGAGTTCGACACCGAAGGGCTGATCGGCCGGCTCGATGCGGCCGAGGAAGAGGTCATCAACCCGCTGAGGATGCACGCCGTCCGCGCCGACGGGACGGTGCACGAGGCGCTCGCCATCAACGAGGTGTCGCTTCTCCGGGCTGGACCGCAGGCGGCCTGGCTGAGGATCAGCATCGACGGCAAGGTGCGGATGGAGGAACTGGTCTGCGACGGCGCGCTTGTCTGCACGCCCGCCGGGTCAACCGCCTACAACTACTCCGCACACGGCCCGATCCTGCCCATCGGCGCAGAGGTGCTTGGGCTGACCGCGATGGCCGCGTTTCGGCCCCGCCGCTGGCGCGGCGCGGTGTTGCCGAAGACCGCGACGGTGCGGTTCGACGTGCTTGACGCGGCGAAACGCCCTGTCATGGCGGATGCCGACGGCAGATCCGTACGCGATGTCGTCTCGGTCGAGGTCCGTTCGGACCCGATGATCCGTCACCGGATCCTGTTCGATCCGGGCCATGGGCTGGAAGAGCGGCTCACGCGCGAGCAGTTCGAGTGA
- the lepA gene encoding translation elongation factor 4: protein MTELAQIRNFSIVAHIDHGKSTLADRLIQLTGTVAMRDMKAQLLDSMDIERERGITIKANTVRIDYPAKDGKTYVLNLIDTPGHVDFTYEVSRSMRAVEGSLLVVDATQGVEAQTLANVYQAIDANHEIVPVLNKIDLPAAEPDAVRREIEDVIGLDASDAIPISAKTGLGIPDVLEAIVTRLPAPKGDRDAPLKAMLVDSWYDPYLGVVVMIRVMDGVIKKGDRIKMMQTGALYGVDKLAVLKPKMTDIAELGPGEIGVFTASIKQVRDTRVGDTITHEKKGCDRALPGFKPAQPVVFCGLFPVDANDFEGLRDAIEKLALNDASFTYEMETSAALGFGFRCGFLGLLHLEVVRDRLEREYDLDLITTAPSVVFRLHMRDGEVRELHNPADMPDLTLVEHIEEPRIKATIMVPDDYLGDVLKLCQDRRGIQLDLTYAGSRAMVVYDLPLAEVVFDFYDRLKSVTKGYASFDYQISEYREDNLVKMQVLVNEEPVDALSIMVHRDRAEARGRVMCEKLKDLIPRHMFKIPIQAAIGGRVIARETIAALRKDVTAKCYGGDVTRKKKLLEKQKAGKKKMRQFGKVEIPQSAFISALKMDG, encoded by the coding sequence ATGACCGAGCTCGCACAGATCCGCAATTTCTCCATCGTGGCCCATATCGACCACGGAAAATCCACACTCGCCGACCGGCTGATCCAGCTGACCGGCACCGTCGCGATGCGCGACATGAAGGCCCAGCTTCTGGACTCGATGGATATCGAACGCGAACGCGGCATCACCATCAAGGCCAACACCGTCCGCATCGACTACCCCGCCAAGGACGGCAAGACCTATGTCCTGAACCTCATCGACACGCCCGGCCATGTCGATTTCACCTACGAGGTCTCGCGGAGCATGCGCGCCGTCGAGGGCTCGCTCCTCGTCGTCGACGCGACGCAGGGCGTCGAGGCCCAGACGCTGGCCAACGTCTACCAGGCCATCGACGCCAACCACGAGATCGTCCCCGTCCTCAACAAGATCGACCTGCCCGCCGCCGAGCCCGACGCGGTCAGGCGGGAGATCGAGGACGTGATCGGCCTCGACGCCTCCGACGCCATCCCGATCAGCGCCAAGACCGGCCTCGGCATCCCCGACGTGCTCGAAGCCATCGTCACCCGCCTTCCCGCGCCGAAAGGCGACCGCGACGCCCCCCTCAAGGCCATGCTGGTCGATAGCTGGTACGACCCCTATCTCGGCGTCGTCGTCATGATCCGCGTCATGGACGGCGTGATCAAGAAGGGCGACCGCATCAAGATGATGCAGACCGGCGCTCTTTACGGCGTCGACAAGCTCGCCGTCCTCAAGCCCAAGATGACCGACATCGCCGAGCTCGGCCCGGGCGAGATCGGTGTCTTCACGGCGTCCATCAAGCAGGTCCGCGACACCCGCGTCGGCGACACGATCACGCATGAGAAGAAGGGCTGCGACCGCGCGCTCCCCGGCTTCAAGCCCGCCCAGCCCGTGGTCTTCTGCGGCCTTTTCCCCGTCGACGCCAACGACTTCGAGGGCCTGCGCGACGCGATCGAGAAGCTCGCCCTCAACGACGCCTCCTTCACCTACGAGATGGAGACCTCGGCGGCCCTCGGCTTCGGCTTCCGCTGCGGCTTCCTCGGACTTCTGCATCTCGAGGTCGTCCGCGACCGGCTCGAACGCGAATACGATCTCGACCTCATCACCACCGCGCCCTCGGTCGTCTTCCGCCTCCACATGCGCGACGGCGAGGTGCGCGAGCTGCACAACCCCGCCGACATGCCCGACCTCACCCTCGTCGAGCATATCGAGGAGCCGCGCATCAAGGCGACGATCATGGTCCCCGACGACTATCTCGGCGACGTCCTGAAGCTCTGCCAGGACCGCAGGGGCATCCAGCTCGACCTCACCTATGCCGGCTCCCGCGCGATGGTGGTCTACGACCTGCCCTTGGCCGAGGTCGTCTTCGACTTCTACGACCGGCTGAAATCCGTGACCAAGGGCTATGCGAGCTTCGACTACCAGATCTCGGAATACCGCGAGGACAATCTCGTCAAGATGCAGGTCCTGGTGAACGAGGAGCCGGTCGATGCGCTCTCCATCATGGTACACCGCGACCGGGCCGAGGCGCGCGGCCGCGTGATGTGCGAGAAGCTGAAGGACCTGATCCCGCGCCACATGTTCAAGATCCCGATCCAGGCGGCGATCGGCGGCCGGGTGATCGCGCGCGAGACCATCGCGGCCTTGCGCAAGGACGTGACCGCGAAATGCTATGGCGGCGACGTGACGCGGAAGAAGAAGCTCTTGGAGAAGCAGAAGGCCGGCAAGAAGAAGATGCGCCAGTTCGGGAAGGTGGAGATCCCGCAGTCGGCGTTTATCTCGGCGTTGAAGATGGATGGGTGA
- a CDS encoding multicopper oxidase family protein, whose amino-acid sequence MPTFASLSRRAALAGLAALAAPALIGARGARAAVSGRPFVQPPLTGGSIEQGRRVFDLLVANGLHEFHDETATETIGINAPFLGPILSAHAGEKLRMNVGNTLAEPMTLHWHGLHVPAAADGGPHQSIAPGETWSPEFDLMQKAGTFWFHGHQHRKAGPHVWAGMAGVIRVEDDEETAVALPRTHGEDDFTLVLQDRRFDAAGQMPYALNMHDRMAGMQGDVMLVNGQIGPLLETDAPLVRLRVLNGSNGSFYGLHFSDNRTFHQIASDGGLLAAPVAMQGSVLSPGERGEFLVDLSGGEAAQLRAEVFGAEVMMMGTAGTRDVMEFRPRAARRAAALPDTLVELPPPPEATGEERDFSLAMTGMGMMGDFTINNRRFDHDRVDFSVPLGATETWTWTNTTPMLHPMHIHDVQFRILSRNGQPPAAHEAGHKDTVLIRPEESVALRLSFADYSDPVLPYMYHCHILEHEDAGMMGQFTVA is encoded by the coding sequence ATGCCAACCTTCGCCTCGCTTTCCCGCCGTGCCGCCCTTGCCGGCCTCGCCGCGCTGGCCGCACCCGCGCTGATCGGCGCTCGCGGCGCACGTGCCGCCGTTTCGGGCCGACCCTTCGTCCAGCCCCCGCTCACCGGCGGCAGTATCGAACAGGGCCGGCGGGTCTTCGACCTTTTGGTCGCGAATGGCCTGCACGAATTCCACGACGAAACGGCGACGGAGACGATCGGGATCAACGCACCATTTCTCGGCCCAATCCTGTCGGCGCACGCCGGCGAAAAGCTACGCATGAATGTCGGCAACACACTCGCCGAACCGATGACCCTGCACTGGCACGGCCTGCATGTGCCTGCCGCCGCCGACGGCGGCCCGCATCAGTCGATCGCGCCCGGCGAGACTTGGTCACCCGAATTCGATCTGATGCAAAAAGCGGGCACGTTCTGGTTCCATGGTCATCAGCATCGAAAGGCCGGTCCGCATGTCTGGGCCGGCATGGCCGGCGTGATCCGGGTCGAAGACGATGAGGAGACTGCTGTTGCACTGCCCCGTACACATGGCGAGGATGACTTCACGCTGGTCCTCCAGGACCGACGTTTCGACGCCGCCGGGCAGATGCCCTATGCGCTGAACATGCACGACCGCATGGCCGGAATGCAGGGCGACGTGATGCTGGTGAATGGTCAGATCGGCCCGTTGCTCGAAACCGACGCGCCGCTCGTCCGGCTCCGCGTCCTGAACGGCTCCAATGGCAGCTTCTATGGCCTGCATTTCTCCGACAATCGGACGTTCCACCAGATCGCCTCGGATGGCGGGCTGTTGGCGGCGCCGGTCGCCATGCAGGGCTCGGTCCTTAGCCCCGGGGAGCGCGGCGAATTCCTTGTCGATTTGTCCGGCGGCGAAGCCGCGCAGCTTCGCGCCGAGGTCTTCGGCGCCGAGGTCATGATGATGGGCACCGCCGGCACCCGCGACGTGATGGAGTTCCGGCCCCGCGCCGCCCGCCGCGCCGCCGCCCTGCCCGACACGCTCGTCGAACTCCCGCCGCCGCCGGAAGCAACCGGCGAGGAGCGCGACTTCAGCCTCGCGATGACCGGCATGGGCATGATGGGCGACTTCACGATCAACAACCGCCGTTTCGACCATGACCGGGTGGATTTCTCGGTTCCTCTCGGCGCGACTGAAACCTGGACCTGGACGAACACGACGCCGATGCTTCACCCGATGCATATCCACGACGTCCAGTTCCGCATCCTCAGCCGCAACGGCCAACCGCCCGCCGCGCACGAAGCTGGGCATAAGGATACCGTCCTGATCCGGCCGGAAGAATCGGTCGCGCTTCGGCTGTCATTCGCCGATTATTCGGATCCCGTTCTGCCCTACATGTATCACTGCCACATCCTCGAACACGAGGATGCCGGCATGATGGGCCAGTTCACCGTCGCCTGA
- the glyA gene encoding serine hydroxymethyltransferase, with amino-acid sequence MDAPQRDTGFFTETLATRDPELHRSITDELGRQRDEIELIASENIVSRAVMEAQGSVMTNKYAEGYPGRRYYGGCQYVDVAENLAIDRAKELFGCEFVNVQPNSGSQANQGVFNALLKPGETFLGMNLASGGHLTHGAAPNQSGKWFNAVQYGVRKQDSRIDYDQVTALAKEHQPKLIVAGGSAVPRIMDFAKFREIADSVGAWLMVDMAHFAGLVAGGQHPSPFPFADVATTTTHKTLRGPRGGMILTNNEEIAKKVNSAIFPGIQGGPLMHVIAAKAVAFGEALRPEFKAYAAQVVKNAQALADELMKGGLDIVTGGTDTHVMLVDLRPKKVKGNETEKALGRARITCNKNGIPFDPEKPMVTSGIRLGSPAGTTRGFAEAEFRQIARWIIEVVDGLAVNGEDGNGAVEKKVKVEVSELCARFPLYPGL; translated from the coding sequence ATGGACGCCCCGCAACGCGATACCGGCTTTTTCACCGAGACCCTCGCCACTCGCGATCCTGAGCTCCACCGCTCAATCACCGACGAACTCGGCCGCCAGCGCGACGAAATAGAGCTGATCGCCTCGGAAAACATCGTGTCCCGCGCCGTGATGGAGGCGCAGGGCTCGGTGATGACCAACAAGTATGCCGAAGGCTATCCCGGTCGTCGCTACTACGGCGGTTGCCAATACGTCGACGTGGCCGAGAACCTCGCGATCGATCGGGCCAAGGAACTCTTCGGCTGCGAATTCGTGAACGTCCAGCCGAATTCCGGCTCTCAGGCCAACCAGGGCGTCTTCAACGCGCTCCTGAAACCCGGCGAGACCTTCCTTGGCATGAACCTCGCGAGCGGAGGCCATCTGACGCATGGCGCCGCGCCGAACCAGTCGGGCAAGTGGTTCAACGCCGTACAGTACGGCGTTCGCAAGCAGGACAGCCGCATCGACTACGACCAGGTCACCGCCCTTGCCAAGGAGCACCAGCCCAAGCTGATCGTCGCAGGCGGTTCGGCCGTGCCGCGCATAATGGATTTCGCAAAGTTCCGCGAGATCGCCGACAGCGTGGGCGCCTGGCTGATGGTCGACATGGCGCATTTCGCGGGACTGGTCGCGGGCGGCCAGCACCCTTCACCCTTTCCCTTCGCGGATGTCGCTACGACGACAACGCACAAGACGCTTCGCGGCCCGCGCGGCGGCATGATCCTCACGAACAATGAAGAGATCGCCAAGAAGGTTAATTCGGCGATCTTCCCGGGCATCCAGGGCGGACCGCTGATGCATGTCATCGCCGCGAAGGCGGTGGCCTTCGGCGAGGCGCTTCGCCCCGAGTTCAAGGCCTATGCCGCGCAGGTCGTGAAGAACGCGCAAGCCTTGGCTGACGAACTGATGAAAGGCGGGCTCGACATCGTCACGGGCGGGACCGACACGCACGTCATGCTCGTCGATCTTCGCCCGAAAAAGGTGAAGGGCAACGAGACCGAGAAGGCATTGGGCCGCGCCCGCATCACATGCAACAAGAACGGCATCCCGTTCGACCCTGAAAAGCCTATGGTCACTTCGGGCATCCGCCTCGGCTCCCCCGCCGGCACGACCCGCGGCTTCGCCGAGGCTGAGTTCCGCCAGATCGCCCGCTGGATCATCGAGGTGGTCGACGGACTTGCGGTCAATGGCGAAGACGGCAACGGCGCGGTCGAAAAAAAGGTCAAGGTGGAAGTGTCCGAACTGTGCGCCCGCTTCCCGCTCTATCCGGGGCTTTGA
- a CDS encoding DUF7282 domain-containing protein has product MKFLVMTATATAMLGTLALADGHGMAPMVEAADQSVANGVVSADKVVAPANGWMVVHRTDAEMKPGPVVGYAPLRAGENVDVAAILMEPVASGEMLMLMVHGEDGGMTTGGFEYTLGAKEDGPIKVDDKLVMQVVTAE; this is encoded by the coding sequence ATGAAATTTCTTGTCATGACCGCAACCGCCACCGCCATGCTGGGCACGCTGGCGCTGGCCGACGGCCACGGAATGGCGCCGATGGTCGAGGCCGCGGACCAGAGCGTCGCGAACGGCGTGGTGAGCGCCGACAAGGTCGTCGCGCCCGCCAACGGCTGGATGGTCGTCCACCGCACCGATGCCGAGATGAAGCCGGGGCCGGTCGTCGGCTACGCTCCCTTGCGCGCGGGCGAGAATGTCGACGTGGCCGCGATCCTCATGGAGCCGGTGGCGTCCGGCGAGATGCTGATGCTGATGGTCCACGGCGAGGACGGTGGCATGACGACCGGCGGGTTCGAATACACGCTCGGCGCCAAGGAGGACGGCCCGATCAAGGTGGACGACAAGCTGGTGATGCAGGTCGTCACGGCGGAGTGA
- a CDS encoding alpha/beta fold hydrolase translates to MLRYDELGATGADPAILIAHGLFGSARNWGAIARRLAADRRVVTVDMRNHGESFRADTNGYEDMAADLAEVVAATGGTADVVGHSMGGKAAMQLALTQPESVRRLIVADIAPAAYGHSQAHLTRAMHGLDLRGLTSRGEADRRLAATVVEPGVRAFLLQSLDLKVEPPRWRLNLDVLEREMERIIGWPETEGQFDGPALFLTGAESDYVRPEHRGTIKKLFPAARFAKLRGAGHWLHADRPREFEAAVRAFLTVSGRSDVGDSW, encoded by the coding sequence ATGCTCAGGTATGATGAACTCGGCGCAACGGGGGCGGATCCTGCCATCCTGATCGCGCACGGGCTGTTCGGCTCGGCGCGCAACTGGGGCGCGATCGCGCGGCGGCTCGCCGCCGACCGGCGTGTCGTGACCGTCGACATGCGCAATCACGGTGAGAGCTTCCGCGCCGACACCAATGGCTACGAGGACATGGCTGCCGATCTCGCCGAGGTCGTGGCGGCGACCGGCGGTACGGCCGATGTCGTCGGCCATTCGATGGGTGGCAAGGCCGCGATGCAACTCGCGCTCACGCAGCCCGAATCCGTACGGCGCCTCATCGTGGCTGACATCGCGCCAGCGGCCTATGGGCATTCCCAGGCACATCTGACACGCGCGATGCACGGTCTCGACCTGAGAGGTCTGACTTCGCGCGGCGAGGCTGACCGGCGCCTCGCGGCGACGGTCGTAGAGCCTGGCGTGCGCGCGTTCCTCCTTCAGTCGCTCGATCTCAAGGTGGAGCCGCCGCGCTGGCGCCTCAATCTTGACGTGCTGGAACGCGAGATGGAACGCATCATAGGCTGGCCGGAGACAGAGGGTCAATTCGACGGACCTGCCCTGTTCTTGACCGGCGCCGAGTCGGACTATGTGCGCCCGGAGCACCGAGGCACGATCAAGAAACTCTTCCCGGCCGCACGTTTCGCCAAGCTGCGCGGCGCGGGCCATTGGCTTCACGCTGACCGCCCGCGCGAGTTCGAAGCGGCCGTCCGCGCGTTCCTCACCGTGTCAGGCCGCAGCGACGTAGGAGACAGTTGGTAG
- a CDS encoding entericidin A/B family lipoprotein, whose translation MTRFILALITIFSLAACETVKGAGRDLQSAGSAITDEAEDVQSGM comes from the coding sequence ATGACCCGGTTCATCCTCGCTCTCATCACGATCTTCTCGCTCGCGGCCTGTGAGACCGTCAAAGGCGCGGGACGCGATCTTCAGTCGGCAGGCTCGGCGATCACCGACGAGGCCGAGGACGTGCAGTCGGGAATGTGA